Genomic segment of Sarcophilus harrisii chromosome 4, mSarHar1.11, whole genome shotgun sequence:
gttgaaaactatatttggaaaaagaaaataaaaaaagaaagaaaagaaaaaagctttgaaGTATCCTTACATATccatcaatcagcatttattaagcacctactatgtgctaggcactttgttgccctcaaggagtttacaatctaatggaggagacaacatgcagacaaatatatacaaagcaaactatgtatagtttacaaataattaaaagaggaaacaaaCAGTTATTTGGAATAGAATTTGACCTGTACCGTTGGTCTTTGAAAATCAGGAACCACTGAAAACCTAAAGTGGGTCGAGCTAggttaaaaattaagttaaaaagcagctaggtggtgtagtggatagatcCATTCTCAGagacttagtagctgtgtgaccctgagtaagtgacttaacccttttttgcctcagtttcctcacttgtaaaataagctggagaaagaaaaggcaaccACTTtggtattcttgccaagaaaatcccaaattgggtcatggagagttggtcATTTCTGAAGAGACTCAAAAGCAAAACACACAGTCTTACCTCTGTAGAAATTAAAATTGAGCCACGGAAAAGTAGGCATTGTTCACAAAGCGAATGATTGACTAAGgctccacaaaaataaaatatatggaatttaAAAAACATGTTCTCGTCTAGAAACTTAAAACAATGGGCACTAGAGCCTGgcaaggggaagaagggaattcAGTTTTTCTGCAAAATTTGGTGGGTGGTGATGCAACCAAGAATTACTCTTCTTTCAATTCAGTTAGCAATAAAATATCTTGTTTTCTAGCTAATAAAATGTCACATGACATTTAAGCCAAAAGGATGCATCTGATTCAGTTCCAGCTCCAATTTATTCATCAAACCAGTAGAAATGTCCTTTCCCCGTCTATGATTTAATTTGCCTCCATCCTCTTGCTATAGATATCTTTAGTGTCTGATGAGATCATACATTTAGGATGCTTGTAAAATCCAAAAGCATTACAAAAAGAGTGAACTATGAGTTTTATGTATGGTTATTATTACTGTAATTTAATTATTACAAATGTGTGCTGATCCAAGATTTGTCCCTAAAGAGCATCGTACGGAATATCAGTATTTAAAACTCCGTACGTCTCTTAAAGCATtcttatattttgtaaaataggaTGACTACCCTTCTTTTTGGATAGTCAAGTCTTCAGCCATAGCTCCCTTGAGCAGTTCATTAATTCAACACATATAACAAGTATTTATGCAGTATTTTCCCATAGCTATGTGTTTTAGAGGACAAAATGCATATGATTAACGAGAGTAATTTCTTTCATTAACAGTGCTCCAATAAGTAGAGTAAATTGTTTATGTGTTTACCTACTTCATCTTCCACTTAATTTTATTCTTGCTTGGAAATCAGGTCCGCCCCCATGAGAAATTAATGCTGTCCGTTATGATATTCAAAAGAAGTCCATGATTAAATTGCACaactgtgtttgttttttttaaaaacaactaaaCTAAAATGGGCACCTCTTTTTGGAAGCTGTGTGAATATTTACCTAGAATGAATAGTTATTGGGACAAAATGCATGAATGCTTGAACTCTGGACACCTACTGTGCTCACTGGGGAGCAGTGGGCAGCTGAACAAGGGAGCCTGATGCTTTGAGCAACCCAAGTGTTCTCCAAAGAATAACAAACAGATCTATTTTCAAATATGGTTTCTGGCAAGATTTCTGGTATTTTTtgcttgctttatattttgaagttTATGATTGAAATAAAAGAGACAAGAGCATTTTTATGTGTTTCTCTAAGAGTTTATAGGAAAATATTAATCTGGACTTAACGTCTTCTGCAATATGGTTGCAACATGGCAACCATACTTGGCAACATGGTTCACTGGAAAGACGGCTGGACTTGAAGTTATGggatctgagttctaatttcAGCTCTGCTACTTGCTATCTATCTGACATTTAACCTCTTTCAGcctggtttcttcatctgtaaaaatgaaattcattcagATGCCCCTAAGATACTTTTGAGTTGGAGATTTGCAATTCTGTCATTTGTGTCATAAATGAACCTGTTCAAATGCATCAAATCTccctcatacacatacacacctgatgtgaccaaaaaaagattaGAGTAGGGCCGGAAAGGACCTTAAATGATATTATAGGTGAGGGGACTGAATCCTAGAGACCCTGACCTGATCATGTGGATGTAATGGAagaagaggtaggatttgaatctgggtcctgACTCCCAAACTCCTACTCTTCTGCTACGTCATCCTTCccttgtttgttgttattgtttgccctTCCTTTTGAAGAAGGACTAGGACATCAGGGAGCGTCCCTGGCAACATGTTCATTCAAATCTGCATTGGCAGAGACTCTGTAATAAAATCACCCAATCCCAGCCCTCAAGAAAGCAGCTCGGAGCTGTGCTCGAGAAATCACTGGAGCCTTTCAATGTTGTTTTCCTGTGTATTATCGTggaaatggtataaattattcCCCAGTTCTAACACAGAATCTCGtaagcatcagaaaaaaaaaaaaacacacttcaTAGCAAGGTCTTCTTTGCTAATAGAATGACTCAAGTTCACCTGGAGAAAAGCCCACTTTCTCCAACTTGAGCTGCCCTCTCCATCCCTGGCACTGTGGGCACAAGGACTGcattaagagagaaaagaatactgGGGAAAGTGTTGTAAAAGAAGGTACATAGTATAACTTTTTtcctgagagaaaagaaagacaattttccTCTGTGAGAGGACTGTTAGCCACCCATCTCGTGAGAAACTATAagtttttaatgattatttttatgaaattgcATCTGTGAAGAATCCATGAAAGgacatgattttgttttttgcaaaagtactgagttcaagtcctattCTATAAAGAGATATCCCACAGAGAATTCTGGAGAGAATTGGAATACCATTCCAAGAGAATTACCATCCTGTTTCCAAGGTTGAGTCAGAGATGGGGGcaggagaataatttgttccatcTTTCCCCTGCCCTTAAAAAGCCCAGAGATGACTCTGGGGATTTTTCTTACTGTTGGCACATTGCAAAGatttattatttgctattatAAAATAACACGAGCCATAACACTGATGTTGTCTAAACAAAGACCAAAAAGGCTGAGATAAGGAAAGAAGTTTAAGAGAAAAGCTGATTCTTCAGGTCAACTACAATAGGACAGGGGTAATTaagacttttcttcatttttattaatttataagacaaatatctttttatttgacTTAGAATACAGACtgaaaatttctaggaaaatgaagcaatagcAGGAAAAGTGAAGTGAGAGTTAAGTAGCTTTCAACTGTTATACACGGCAGACACTCCATCTGGGTTACCCCAAGATGAATATCTACATGGTGGTTGTTTTTTGATAGATGGAAATCACAGAATAcaattattatatgtaatatctCTGAATTGATTAAATAAACAAAAGctataaaaagtttgagaagtcAAGCTTTTTCTAGAATAACATGTATAAGCTTGGGGTGACATGACTGTAAGGACTGTCACGTGAAAGGTTGTCAAGTTCGATGGTTTGAACCTGCAGGAAAGCCCTGACTGCCCCCAGTGTCCTGGATTTTATACTTAGGAGACCAAAAAGTTGATCTAGCAGTAGAACTATCAGTAGATCAATCCTAGTCCTCAGACTCATTGTCTTGAAGTCAGTTTCACGTTTGTTGGTTAGTGGCGGTAGTTGTTTTTAAAGGTATAACCAGCCCAGTTATATGGCAGGGACCCTAGGTTTGTAAAACTAGCCTGGTCTGTTTAGAGCAGGACTGAAAACTGAGCTCACCCCCATATCGAAGAGCTTCCAGAAGAtattccacatcccttccagcagTCCACCCGTTATCTTTCCATCTGCCCTGATGCTGAATCCTTCTCCTTGCATGAAAAAGAATCATGGGAAAGTCAGAAAAATACCTCCAGTTGCTGGGGCATCCTGGGCTCAAATTTTCTCTGTTGATGAGTGCATTGAGCTACAAATTCAATGACCACGCTGCTGGCTGGCTGCTTATCCTCAGCTGCACCAGCCAACTTTGCAGTCATCCTGTTTCCCATATATATACCTTAAAAATCTAGATTTCTGTCTTCCAGCTGTACCTGgagagtagatgcttaatatgtATTAGATTGCTAGAGCCTGATTTGAGGCCGGAAAGATTAACCCACTCCCTCTTGTCTTCTAACAGTTGTGATCCTTCTGTATCATTTCCTTAATGCGAGCTGAATTTCAATGCAATATATTTCAATGCATCCCATCCCATGGCTCAGCTTTGACTCTGGGGGCAAACAGAACATACCTTTCACTTGATAGCCCATCAAATTCTTGAAGAAAGCTCCCATGAGCTCCCACATCATAAACACTTACTGATTGATTTACAAAAGCTCCTGAATGCCTGTCTCCCTCTTGAATTTCATCTTCTTAGTGTTTAGCCCATTGCCCAAACtggggaagattttttttggaTCCTGGCTTTGCCATACAGTATGTTAGCAATCCCTCTCACTTTTGGATAATCTGAAAATTGGACGATTGTGTCATCTAAGTCACTGACTTCAATAGCATAGGGTCACACAGGGATGCTGGGGGACTGGACTGGATACCTTCCGCCACACTAATATTGAACTTTTTTGGGCTACTCTTTATACTAACTGcattcaaaatgttttattcctttatgatttctctgatGTCTAATGAGGTATCCCCTCTTGttaaaggcttttccacattcgtCACATGCAAAGGGTTTATCTCCAGCATGACTCCTGTAATGGCTTTTGAGCAGTTCCTGGTCAATGATGGCTGTCCCACTTTCATTATATGCAAAACGTTCCTTTCCAGGATGAGTTCTCTGATGTTTAATAAAATGTGTCCTCCTGATAAAGGAAACATCACATTCATTACAAGCAAATGGTGCTTCTCTAGTATGAGTTCTCTGATGGCTAATAAGATTTCCTCTCTGGCTGAAAGATTTCTCACAGTCATTACATTCAAAgagtttctctccagtgtgagttCTTTGGTGTCTATTAAGGCTTCCCCTCAcactgaaggctttcccacagtCAATACATTCaaagggtttttctccagtgtgagtTCTCTGGTGGATAATAAAGTGTGCCCTTTCAccaaaggctttcccacattctttaCAAGCAAAGTGTTTCTCTCCACCATGAGTTCTCTGGTGAGTAATAAGGCTCACTTTGCATCGGAAACCTTTTCCACATTCGTTGCATGCAaagggcttctctccagtgtgaattctctgatgagTAATAAGGTTTCTCCTCTCACTAAAGGTTTTCCTGCATTCACtacattcaaagggtttctctccagtgtgaattctctggtgtGTAATAAGGTGTCCCCTTTGGCTGAAgccttttccacattcattacatgcaaagggtttctctccagtgtgaattctctgatggatGATAAGGCTTGCCCTTCGAGTAAAGGACTTGCTACATTCACTACATGTGAATGGTTTTtccccagtatgaattctctgatggatTATAAGGCTTGCCCTCCAACTGAAGtgctttccacattcattacattcaaacaGGTTTCCTCCATTATGAGATCTCTCATGAGTGATAAGACTGACTTTGCATCGGAagcctttcccacattcattacatacaAAAGGcctctctccagtatgaattctctgatgagCAAGAAGGTTTCTCCTCTCACtgaaagttttcccacatttgCTGCATGCAAAAGGCTTCTCTCCTGTATGGATCCTCTGATGTGTAATAAGGTGACCCCTCTGTCTGAAGCCCTTTCCACACTCATTACAAGCAAATGGTTTCTCTCCTGTATGAGTTCTCTGATGAATGATGAGACTTACTCGATGCCGGAAACCTATTCCACATTCGCTGCACACAAAGGGTTTTCCTGAAGTATGAATCCTCTGATGGCTAATAAGGTTTCTCCTCTCACTGAAtgtttttccacattcattacaaaCAAAAGGTTTCTcgccagtatgaattctctgatgtgtCACAAGCTGTCCTCTTCTgatgaaggctttcccacattcattacatgcaaagggcttttctccagtgtgaattctctgatgattAATAAGATGTGCCCTCTGGGTGAAACTTTTTCCACATCCACCACATATAAATGATTTCTCTCTAGTATGAGTTCTCTGATGACTAATAAGGTTTTTTCTCTCACTGaaaattttcccacattcattacactgaAAGGGTTTCTTGCTAATATTAATCCTTGGATGGGCAATCGAGTATCCCCTTTTGATGAAGGTTTTCTCGAACTTAATATAAACCAAGGACTTCCCCCACGTTTGAACTGCATTAAGTTTAGTCAAAGTTTTTCTGTACCTAAAGGACTTCTGGTATTTGCTATGGTTGTAATATTTTTTGCCTGAATGAATTCTCTGCAATTTGTTACTATTTGATTTTCTGCCAAGGGATTTTccacatttattctttttgtgtaGCTTTTCTCTAACATGAAGTCTATGAAATTTAAGTAAGTCTGAGTGATAACTGAACGGTTTCCTACATTTGTTAGACTTAGAATACTTCTGCCAGAAGAAGAAAGCATTGGATATAATGAGGTCAGGAAAATGGCTGAAGTTCTTTCCAAATGTCTTATATTTAAAGATGATTTTTCCCACTGTCTCTTTCCAGGTTGATCCCGGATTAAAATgtctcccaaatgttttatactgAGGTACCCTGGCATTGCTAAAAATCATACTGGCATTGCTTGTTACTTGTCTAAATTGTTTCTGGTGAATGTCCTTCTGTTCTTCTAAATTAATGTCGTATTCCTTAACTTTGCCCATCTGGGAATAACAACTAGTGTCCTTTGGCAGAATCTTCTCTGATGATGCTCCTATGCAACCGCTCTCGATTAGACACAAATCTTTGGTTCCAGAGCTAGTTTTATCACCTGTGGAATctgaaagatatttatttttaaaaagtcacgaGCCATTTTGTTGAGAGATAAATTTATATACTATGTTTACAAGTACAAAACAGGGAAGGTTTGGCTAAACAGCTGTtcatcagagagaaaaaaaaattcagggattTTAGTTATCTGGATGCTTAATCAAAGGGGAGCTTACTTTGTGGCAGTCAATGAGACTCATTAGATGAAATTTCATCTTGACTGCATTGAGAGAGTACAGAATGTGAAAAACTCAACCACAAACCAACTGAAGATAtatgaagtaataaaaaaatgttaataaaattgaataaaaattattttacccatgataaaataatagaagaaaggaGACTAAATCAAATAGATATAACATGCGTAAAACACCTGGGAGTCCATCTACCAACAGATGCTAAAGACATAAACTCAACTACAAGatattaatcaatcaaaacatattttaaagtatctattatgtgacaggcactgtggtaagtggagaatacaaaatacaaaaaaaaaaaaaaaagcaaaagacagaacCTAACAAAAGAACAAcataaataattggaagaatacGAGGTACAATCTGTAAAGGATTTTGCAAGCCAAAAAGTGTTAtgtaaaaatgatatatttattattgatttctCATGttgcaataaataataaaaatactacctCACTTATTGTAATCTTATAATTTATACACTTACAATTTAAGTTCTTGTTTAGCTACTATACATATGatatacattatttataatacattgtatgatatgtcaaaatatatacaacatatcaTATATTATGCTATACCATATGATATACTGtgtatttataatttgtttatgtttaatataaatattacagTGCTGGTGAAGTAGTGAGATACTCTAGCCATTTTggaatacaatttaaaattaagGTTAGAAAGTatttatcctttgatccagagacCTTCTAGTTAAGTGTATgtcccaaagagaacaaagataaaaggaaagatctCATTTATGGCAAAATATTCACAACAGTTCTTTCTGTAGTAACAAAGACTTAGAAAGAATATAGCTGTCTAGTGTTTGAGGAATTgctaaaaaataacctggggatcAAGGAATATAAGAatcaatatgaagaattcagaaaagcatgaATAGACTTATATGACTTGATACAGAGTCAAGTAGGAAGttctagaaaaatatataaagactataacaaaagaccaaaaaaaaaaaaaaaaaaaaaaacaaaaaccaaaccccaTAAAGTGAATGGTGTAATTCTATTAACCATCCTTGGCCatggggaagaaatgagaaaatactgCTGCCTCTTCTTTCTAATAGTGAGGGAAGGATGAGGAAGGTGGAATCCTGCAGATATTGATGCATTCTTTAGTtttctagaaattcttttttactctttcacttttattctttgttacagaGGATGGTTCTATGTGGAGGATTTGttatgaatgaaaattaaagtgaTATGAGaggtacaaaataaaacatatttttgaacaCAGTCAGTATTTGTTTGTTTCACCAACtgatgcatatttgttataaagaagagatttttttggcagaggaataccatacaaaaagaaaagaaaagaaagagtgacaatgaagcatttaaaagaatgcaaaagagagaaaaaaaaagctctgagGGGACCATAGATGAGAGGAACAGCTTGGATGCTAATCCACtgaatttatcaaatgttttttaaaaagaaaccagcTAAATCAGATtcacagtttcatgtgcaatacTCTTCGTATATGGAAATATTCATATTAACTGGTGTTTATCAAGCttgggttaaaaaaataataaaaatttaaaaggaaaagaaaatgaaggtcatcgaaaaagataaattaaaaagaatttttagggGACACAAATAGCAACAACGATAATAAAAACTGTTCAAACTCTCCAATaattataaacattaaaatgaaaaaaacatatatCCATCAAATGAATTAAAAGGAGTTATACAATTTGCTGTCACTTGGCCcatgaagaaataagaaatatgttGTTGTACAACAACTATTAGATAGTGTGATCTTTCAGGAAGAAATATTGCAATAAATGATAAGAACtaaaaaaccaagcaaatatTCTTATGCCCTACAGTTTAGTAAATCTCTTTAGAACCATAACAGATTCAGGGAGATGATGCCCACTTCACTCACTGACCTGCACAAAAGACCCTCTGGCCTTCTCCACTGGACCTCCATGGCGCTTCTCCTCTCACCAAGAGGGAAATGACATCCAGTTTGGAAACAGGAATCCCTACACAGGGggagataaatgagaaaatgttggAGATAGCAAGGGTTCTGGAGCTCAGTTCAAGTCAAAGAGTAGCAGGAAGGTAAGAAAGCACAGCAGATGGTCCGAGGGATCTCAAAGCCCTTTTCTGGATTCGATGGGAGGATGGTTCACAATTCCATGCCCAATTCCACATCTATTTGTACTTTCTGTCCTGGAGAGATACAGTGGTAGGCAAGCTGTTAACCCAAATATAGGGCAATAGACCCTTTCATCCAGTTGACCTTTTGTCTCAGGCTGACCGGACCAAACTCTGGAGGACTGAGACCCCTTTGGGAAGGCTCTATAATGGCTAAGTCCATTTCAGGCCCAAAACCCACTATGAAgtactttctctctccctcatagtgccttccctttaatggTGTCTTTGCCCTTattataccttaaaaaaaaaaaaaagaaaagaaaagaaagctctaCAATGTCCTAAGAACCAATGGCATCAGCACAACACTGCCCAAGCAGGAATAGTGGAGGGAATCTCAACAGAAAGGCTTCTTAACCTGACCCTCTGCTTGGACCTGACCCCCTTCTAGGACCTGAACCCCTGCTTGGAGCTGACCCTCTGTTTGGACTTTAACCCCCTGCTGGGAcctggcacacacacacacccctctgtGTTTCCTGTAGCATGGGGTGAATATCACTGAACAGGAGGTTGCACAGATTTGGCACAGTGACAGACTTCCTTTAATGACTTCAAGGTTTCCCTGGTAACAAAGGTCAATCTTTTTCCCTACAGCAGGTGATGCTCTGAGTCAGAGACAAGGGCTGGGACAAGGTATCACACAGAGTGTGTGATCAGGTAACCACTTTAAGCAGTCTATGACATGGTAACTCATGTGAACAATAAAAGAATCACTAAGGAGACATgatgagaagggaagaggagcaGCTCCATGTGGAGGGTCAGAGGCAGCCCATGCACTCTGAGGTGCATCAGGGTTAGGAGAACAAAGAGGATTCCCTGACGGAGAGCTTCAGAATCCCGGCTTACCCACAGAGACCAGGTTCTGATAGTTCTCCAGCATCACGTCCCTGTGCAGGGCCCTCTGGGCCGGCTCCAGGACCCTCCACTCCTCCCAGGTGAAGTCCACAACCACGTCCCGGAAGGTCACCGGCTCCTGAATCAGATACATTCTGTATTAGCCCCAGCCATTCTTCAAAGCCCTCACTTTGTACTAGTGTTCTCTGTAGCTCAAACCACCGTGCCAAATTCTCTCTGCAAATTAATCCCAAGAAAATCGTGCACATTACTCATAAGATCCCAGATTATACCAAGGAATCAGCAGCAGGATCACTTCTGATAGACTCCAAAAATCAAACAGTCacactgggggagggaggagaagaatggggcagctaggtggggcagtgggtggagcaccagccctgaagtcaggaggaccccgagttcaaatctgccctcagacacttaacacttcttagctgtgtgatcctgggtaagtcacttaatccccaccACTATTATGGCCATCACCCACGGATGTTCTGGACTGACTTCCCCCCAGGATCACAGACCTCTCCTGCCAACCTCCGAAGCTTTCTAGAAAAAGGACTCAGTGACTCAGCCTGACCTTTTATCAGCTCTGCCATCCTAATTTTGATttcaggcattattttaaagttgtttggaggttTCAGCAACCTGCTGCCACAAAGAGGTATAAAGAGCTCCTCTATAAGTTACACACGTTATATGTAGTTAGGAAATGTTATGACAGAGAAGGACACACGATTTTATTCTAGCTCTCCACAGTGTGAAGGAGAAAGCAGAGTGACTTCAGAGGTTGGATCTGGGAGAGCTTTGGCTCCATTCCTTCCACAGTGATTAAATTGAACAATTCCACTGACATACAGCAAATTCTACAAGTGACCAAaagaaagactttcaaatataaaggaaagaaaatgtgagTAACACAAGACTATTTTCCACCCACCAGAAACCAAAGAAGAGAACGGTATTTCTTTGAGCAAAGAAGATGTAACCCAAGGAGGTAAGCTCTGCAAACCTGAACCATGTGAAAAAAGATATATGTTCAATAATAATGAGGTATTTGAAGCATTCCTACAAAGAAAATTAGACCTAAGCAGATTTTTGCTTTACAAACAccatatataatagaatatatgaaaaaggtaaacaaaaaCAGTAACCAAAGAGGTGCAGATACAAAATTAATCATTccagaaaatgaaggaaggaaaaactaaaaaagaaaaagctaccTATGGGgtcaataataaaataacaatagagaGCCCATTAagagttttatttataaatgtatttaaagagacaaggacaaaagaaaggagaagtcAAATATGAAGATTGATGGTGGAAGAAAATTCCACAATACTCAGCCTAGAGGTGAATCATGGGGGAGAGGGTTGGGTGGgaattgaaagagagagagagagagacagacagacagacagacagacacagagacacagaaagaaatacagagaatcagagagataCACAAAGTAAATACATCTTTTATGGagcacaaaacaaacaaaaaaatgaatcacTTTAGGGAACTTAAGACTGGAGACTTAacaataaaatcctaaataatgacTAGGccaaagaaaaaatcatagaaacaatcaataattatgtgaaagaaaattttgatgataTATCAAAATTTCCAAGATGCAGCTAAAAGCAGTTGTCAAGGGGAAAATTATAATTGTGAGAGCATCcattaaaacaaaactttaaaaaaatgagaggattaatGAATGTGCATTTTAAGAAATCAGAAAGccaacaaacaaaactaacataaGCACAAAAgaggagatttttaaaagtagaggAGAAATAAAGATAGGCACATTGGTATGTTCATAGAGCT
This window contains:
- the LOC100919526 gene encoding zinc finger protein 84-like; translation: MAKEAPRRRPWRSRQLPTPGWGPREKPWERAEGTADCSAPESGERAPPAEAAAPPPSGGIPEEARMFRTQEPVTFRDVVVDFTWEEWRVLEPAQRALHRDVMLENYQNLVSVGIPVSKLDVISLLVRGEAPWRSSGEGQRVFCADSTGDKTSSGTKDLCLIESGCIGASSEKILPKDTSCYSQMGKVKEYDINLEEQKDIHQKQFRQVTSNASMIFSNARVPQYKTFGRHFNPGSTWKETVGKIIFKYKTFGKNFSHFPDLIISNAFFFWQKYSKSNKCRKPFSYHSDLLKFHRLHVREKLHKKNKCGKSLGRKSNSNKLQRIHSGKKYYNHSKYQKSFRYRKTLTKLNAVQTWGKSLVYIKFEKTFIKRGYSIAHPRINISKKPFQCNECGKIFSERKNLISHQRTHTREKSFICGGCGKSFTQRAHLINHQRIHTGEKPFACNECGKAFIRRGQLVTHQRIHTGEKPFVCNECGKTFSERRNLISHQRIHTSGKPFVCSECGIGFRHRVSLIIHQRTHTGEKPFACNECGKGFRQRGHLITHQRIHTGEKPFACSKCGKTFSERRNLLAHQRIHTGERPFVCNECGKGFRCKVSLITHERSHNGGNLFECNECGKHFSWRASLIIHQRIHTGEKPFTCSECSKSFTRRASLIIHQRIHTGEKPFACNECGKGFSQRGHLITHQRIHTGEKPFECSECRKTFSERRNLITHQRIHTGEKPFACNECGKGFRCKVSLITHQRTHGGEKHFACKECGKAFGERAHFIIHQRTHTGEKPFECIDCGKAFSVRGSLNRHQRTHTGEKLFECNDCEKSFSQRGNLISHQRTHTREAPFACNECDVSFIRRTHFIKHQRTHPGKERFAYNESGTAIIDQELLKSHYRSHAGDKPFACDECGKAFNKRGYLIRHQRNHKGIKHFECS